Genomic DNA from Dissulfuribacter thermophilus:
GGTTTAGTAAGTACCAAGACATCTCCCGGCCTTGCACCTCTATTGGTTACAAACCTCTTGGGATCCACTATACCCGTTACAGATAGACCATATTTAGGCTCAGGGTCTTCAACACTATGGCCACCAACAACCAGGGCACCCGCCTCAGTGACTTTGTCAATGCCGCCTCGTAGAATATCCTTTAGCATTGACATTGGCAATTCCTTCACTGGAAAACACACTATATTCAACGCAGTAATCGGCCTTCCGCCTATTGCGTAGATGTCACTCAGGGAATTTGCTGCTGCAATCTGGCCAAATTCGTATGGATCGTCGACTATAGGAGTAAAAAAATCTACAGACTGAACAATGGCCAAATCCTCATTTAATCTATACACAGAGGCATCAGATGAGGATTCCAGCCCCATTAAAAGGTCTGGATGTGTCTTTAATGGTAGATCCCTCAATATTGCATCCAGGTCCCCCGGACCGATTTTAGCTGCTCACCCAGATGCCTTTACCCTTTGAGTTAACAATTCCTTTTCTTTCATTTTCTTAGCGTAGCAATCAATCTACTGGGCTTTAAAAAGATGTCCAACGCATCACAAATATGGGGAAAAACTGCGTTACTTGCAAGAAGGGCCTCTATAGAAGCCCCTTCCCTCCCCATGATACAAAGCCCCAAGGCCGCTTCCTTCAACATCAATGCATCATTGCACCCATTGCCTATGGCTGCAGTATGCTCCCTCCCAATAGACTCTATATATTCGAGTTTCTGTAAATCCCCACGCCCAGATTTCAATGAATGAAAGACAATATCAGGAATAGAGGCCAGCTGTTCCCTTACAGAGTCCACCGTTTGATTTGTATCAGCTGTAATTATATGGATATTCAATACCTCAGATATTGCCTTAAGGCGCTCGAGTACCCCTTCGATCAGCTCTCCGTCAACGGTAATGGTGCCATTTAAATCCATGACAAGGTGGGCCAAATCATAAAATGCCCCGCAAGGCAGGTCTACTTCTATCTGGCGGATTGCAGTCATATTATTCCTCCTTTTCTACATTTGCTATAAGTGCCCTCCGGAGCTTTGGTGGTAGAAAATGACTGGCTGCATCTAATGCCTTTTTTATTAGGACTATGACATCTTCAGGCCCTTGCCAATACTCCCTCAACACTTCTTCATCAACACGGGCTAAAAGCCTAAACAGGGCGAGCGCTATTAGGTACAAATCGTCAACTAATCCAAAAAAGGGGATCCAGTCGGGCACTAAATCCATGGGATTTAGGGCGTAGGCGACGACCGTGGCCAAAATGGCCTTATCAGTCGAAGAGACTCTGCTGTCTTTTAACAGATTAACCAACAGTGCCAAAAACTTTGGAATCAGTTTCAAAAAACCTTTAATATCCATTTGAATGAAGGATACATGCACAATAAATTCATTGCAACACCAAATTCCTTTGGTAAACTCTCGTGACGAACGAATTAGTCATCCTCGCAGGTGAAAATA
This window encodes:
- a CDS encoding HAD family hydrolase, whose translation is MTAIRQIEVDLPCGAFYDLAHLVMDLNGTITVDGELIEGVLERLKAISEVLNIHIITADTNQTVDSVREQLASIPDIVFHSLKSGRGDLQKLEYIESIGREHTAAIGNGCNDALMLKEAALGLCIMGREGASIEALLASNAVFPHICDALDIFLKPSRLIATLRK
- a CDS encoding YkvA family protein; the protein is MDIKGFLKLIPKFLALLVNLLKDSRVSSTDKAILATVVAYALNPMDLVPDWIPFFGLVDDLYLIALALFRLLARVDEEVLREYWQGPEDVIVLIKKALDAASHFLPPKLRRALIANVEKEE
- the selD gene encoding selenide, water dikinase SelD → MKEKELLTQRVKASGUAAKIGPGDLDAILRDLPLKTHPDLLMGLESSSDASVYRLNEDLAIVQSVDFFTPIVDDPYEFGQIAAANSLSDIYAIGGRPITALNIVCFPVKELPMSMLKDILRGGIDKVTEAGALVVGGHSVEDPEPKYGLSVTGIVDPKRFVTNRGARPGDVLVLTKPIGTGVLATAYKGGLLTDEIKQKMVEIMTQLNKWASEAMMEIGANGATDITGFGLVGHALEMAQASDVVIEIESSNVPVIEEALEFIEMGMIPEGDYANRNFCEESVEITANLPRARLDILFDAQTSGGLLISIPEEKAQDLLDCLSNKGVEGSAMIGRVKSGAPKVRIL